Proteins found in one Eretmochelys imbricata isolate rEreImb1 chromosome 9, rEreImb1.hap1, whole genome shotgun sequence genomic segment:
- the STARD8 gene encoding stAR-related lipid transfer protein 8 isoform X1, with protein MFSYPPRPRGSGDMALLCEVEAKKACDWLRAAGFPQYAQLYEDSLFPIDITSVKKDHSFLDQDSLKSLCRRLMTLNTCASMKLEVHFQRKQNEDSEEEDLCAISDRWAFQRESKRWSRIGSVDFLSHSPEVLNSTMRQTSSRESILTDPSASLEATSLHSNISTGSTAGTVGIVATLPDGSPSQDSPNITKSSQSLSDHFVTDQSPNQSGSSKEKSKTRRSLSFLKRIESFRRKDKEKSDSKAKDGTSGRTVTKSGWDSVNGNGELTAAMTTSPKRAMSSSFHGNKHFLSVGYRTNGMSNSGERKPGSELRRGAVYLEDFETALKNSTSWAAGELCHWHVYRGDCLIHLPGDHKPGTFPKSLSIESLCPLDGSPLANWKVGSKAVGLSGCGEGGSSSMDDPSPRGFACRQRRGSCSSVGSRTSVYDNVPEFGSSEDFFSMDGEVSYKNLDDILQDVWGLQRKVELWSKALSPNLDEEETDSGGEPTFPSNLNLEEQSISDVGTSASDFDSTGNSLNEVEEIEMRERRDSGVGASLTRPCRKLRWHSFQNSHRPSLNSASLEINRQSSAQLNLLQKCSLLRLTAIMEKHSVPHKQAWAWTVPKFMKRSKAPDYRDKMVFGVPPIINMQRTGQPLPQSIQQAMRHIRSQCLDQIGIFRKSGVKSRIQVLRHMNEASPDNVNYEGQSAYDVADLLKQYFRDLPEPIFTSKLTDTFLQIYQFVPKEQRLQAVQAAIILMPDENREVLQTLLYFLSDIASAEENQMTSGNLAVCLAPSIFHLNVSKKESTSPRMIQKRGTIGKPDQKDLNENMAATQGLSHMITDCKKLFQIPPDMMLQLGNSYVAADAHPLSLAELLSHSLQGEGKDVQAYLEDNVQNLLKESSERFKGWLSTAGPQNTELSCKKVGDGHPLRLWKVSTEMKAPPYMVLQRVLRERHFWDEDLLQGEVIEALDKNMEVYHYVTDSMAPHPRRDFIVLRKWHTDLLRGACLLVSMSLEHEKLQVEGGVRAVVLTSQYLIEPCGLGQSKVTHVCRADLRGRSPEWYSKVFGQLCAMELARIRESFSVLNPCGPETKI; from the exons GAGGCTGATGACACTGAACACATGTGCCTCTATGAAGCTGGAAGTCCACTTTCAGCGTAAACAG AATGAAGACTCAGAGGAAGAAGATCTTTGTGCCATCAGCGACCGATGGGCCTTCCAGAGGGAAAGCAAAAGGTGGTCCAGAATTGGCTCTGTCGACTTTCTCTCCCACAGTCCAGAGGTGCTGAATTCCACCATGCGGCAGACATCCAGCCGTGAGAGCATCCTTACGGACCCCAGTGCCAGTCTGGAAGCCACTTCGCTCCACAGCAATATCAGCACAGGCAGCACTGCTGGCACAGTTGGCATTGTGGCCACCCTGCCTGACGGGTCACCCAGCCAGGACTCTCCAAACATCACCAAATCCAGCCAGAGCTTGAGTGACCACTTCGTGACAGACCAATCCCCAAACCAGAGTGGGAGTTCTAAGGAAAAGTCCAAGACGCGGAGGTCCCTCAGCTTCCTAAAAAGGATAGAGTCTTTCCGAAGGAAGGACAAAGAGAAGTCTGACTCCAAAGCGAAGGATGGCACTAGCGGCAGGACAGTGACCAAATCAGGGTGGGACTCTGTGAATGGCAATGGGGAGCTTACTGCTGCCATGACCACCTCCCCCAAAAGAGCCATGTCCTCCTCTTTCCATGGCAACAAACACTTTCTCTCGGTGGGCTATAGGACTAATGGCATGTCAAACTCAGGTGAGAGGAAGCCGGGCTCTGAACTGAGACGCGGTGCGGTCTATCTGGAGGACTTTGAAACGGCTCTGAAAAATAGCAccagctgggctgctggagaACTGTGCCACTGGCACGTGTACCGGGGTGACTGCCTGATCCACCTCCCTGGGGACCACAAGCCGGGGACTTTCCCCAAATCTCTCTCCATCGAAAGCTTATGTCCTCTCGATGGCAGCCCTTTGGCCAACTGGAAAGTTGGGAGCAAAGCAGTGGGGCTTTCGGGGTGTGGAgagggcggcagcagcagcatggacgACCCCTCGCCACGGGGCTTTGCGTGCCGGCAGAGGCGGGGCTCATGCAGCTCCGTGGGCAGCCGGACGAGCGTGTATGACAACGTGCCCGAGTTTGGCAGCAGCGAAGACTTCTTCAGCATGGATGGGGAGGTGAGCTACAAAAATCTCGATGACATCTTGCAGGACGTCTGGGGGCTGCAGCGGAAGGTGGAGCTCTGGTCTAAGGCGCTCAGCCCCAACCTGGATGAGGAGGAGACGGACTCAGGAGGGGAGCCCACCTTCCCCTCCAACCTGAACTTGGAAGAGCAGTCCATATCTGACGTGGGCACCTCTGCCAGCGACTTCGACAGCACAGGAAACTCCTTGAATGAGGTGGAGGAGATCGAGATGAGAGAGCGCAGGGATTCAGGTGTGGGAGCGTCCCTCACCAGACCTTGCAG GAAGCTACGCTGGCACAGTTTCCAGAACTCCCATCGTCCCAGCTTGAACTCTGCCTCCCTGGAGATCAACCGCCAGTCCTCCGCTCAGCTCAACCTGCTGCAGAAGTGCTCGCTGCTTCGCCTCACTGCCATCATGGAGAAGCACTCTGTGCCCCACAAGCAGGCCTGGGCTTG GACTGTCCCCAAGTTCATGAAGAGGAGCAAAGCCCCCGACTACAGGGACAAAATGGTCTTTGGGGTCCCGCCAATCATCAACATGCAGAGGACAGGGCAGCCTCTGCCACAGAGCATCCAGCAGGCCATGCGCCACATCCgcagccagtgcctggaccaG ATTGGCATTTTCCGGAAGTCGGGGGTGAAGTCTCGGATCCAGGTGCTCAGACACATGAATGAAGCTTCCCCCGACAATGTAAACTATGAAGGGCAGTCGGCCTACGACGTGGCTGACCTGCTGAAGCAGTATTTCCGCGACCTGCCAGAGCCCATCTTCACCAGCAAGCTCACCGACACCTTCCTGCAGATCTATCAGT TTGTCCCAAAAGAGCAAAGGCTGCAAGCTGTCCAGGCAGCCATCATCCTGATGCCAGATGAGAACCGGGAGGTGCTCCAGACATTGTTGTACTTCCTGAGTGACATTGCCTCAGCTGAGGAGAACCAGATGACATCCGGGAACCTGGCGGTGTGTCTGGCCCCATCCATTTTCCACCTCAACGTGTCCAAAAAGGAGAGCACCTCACCCAG GATGATTCAGAAGAGAGGCACCATAGGAAAGCCTGACCAGAAGGACCTGAATGAAAACATGGCTGCCACCCAGGGGCTCTCCCATATGATCACAGACTGTAAGAAGCTGTTCCAG ATACCCCCCGACATGATGCTTCAGCTGGGCAACTCCTACGTGGCAGCAGACGCCCACCCGCTCTCCCTGGCTGAGCTTCTGAGCCACAGCTTGCAAGGGGAAGGCAAGGATGTCCAGGCTTACTTGGAAGACAATGTGCAGAACCTGCTCAAAGAGTCCTCCGAGAGGTTCAAAGGGTGGCTCAGCACCGCAGGGCCCCAGAACACAGAGCTCTCTTGCAAAAAG GTTGGTGACGGACATCCGCTGCGTTTGTGGAAGGTCTCCACAGAGATGAAGGCCCCTCCCTACATGGTGCTGCAAAGGGTACTTCGGGAGCGTCACTTTTGGGATGAGGACCTGCTGCAAGGCGAAGTGATAGAGGCCCTGGACAAGAACATGGAGGTTTATCACTACGTCACGGACAGCATGGCGCCCCATCCCCGCAGGGACTTCATCGTTCTCAG GAAGTGGCACACGGACCTACTGCGAGGGGCTTGCCTGTTGGTCTCCATGTCACTGGAACATGAAAAGCTGCAGGTGGAAGGAGGGGTCAGGGCCGTGGTGTTAACATCTCAGTATCTGATTGAACCGTGTGGGTTGGGTCAGTCCAAAGTGACCCACGtctgcagagctgatctcag GGGCCGGTCTCCCGAGTGGTACAGCAAGGTCTTTGGACAACTTTGTGCCATGGAGCTGGCAAGGATACGAGAGTCTTTCTCAGTGCTTAACCCATGTGGCCCTGAGACAAAGATCTGA
- the STARD8 gene encoding stAR-related lipid transfer protein 8 isoform X2: protein MNKAQINNFSHEVEAKKACDWLRAAGFPQYAQLYEDSLFPIDITSVKKDHSFLDQDSLKSLCRRLMTLNTCASMKLEVHFQRKQNEDSEEEDLCAISDRWAFQRESKRWSRIGSVDFLSHSPEVLNSTMRQTSSRESILTDPSASLEATSLHSNISTGSTAGTVGIVATLPDGSPSQDSPNITKSSQSLSDHFVTDQSPNQSGSSKEKSKTRRSLSFLKRIESFRRKDKEKSDSKAKDGTSGRTVTKSGWDSVNGNGELTAAMTTSPKRAMSSSFHGNKHFLSVGYRTNGMSNSGERKPGSELRRGAVYLEDFETALKNSTSWAAGELCHWHVYRGDCLIHLPGDHKPGTFPKSLSIESLCPLDGSPLANWKVGSKAVGLSGCGEGGSSSMDDPSPRGFACRQRRGSCSSVGSRTSVYDNVPEFGSSEDFFSMDGEVSYKNLDDILQDVWGLQRKVELWSKALSPNLDEEETDSGGEPTFPSNLNLEEQSISDVGTSASDFDSTGNSLNEVEEIEMRERRDSGVGASLTRPCRKLRWHSFQNSHRPSLNSASLEINRQSSAQLNLLQKCSLLRLTAIMEKHSVPHKQAWAWTVPKFMKRSKAPDYRDKMVFGVPPIINMQRTGQPLPQSIQQAMRHIRSQCLDQIGIFRKSGVKSRIQVLRHMNEASPDNVNYEGQSAYDVADLLKQYFRDLPEPIFTSKLTDTFLQIYQFVPKEQRLQAVQAAIILMPDENREVLQTLLYFLSDIASAEENQMTSGNLAVCLAPSIFHLNVSKKESTSPRMIQKRGTIGKPDQKDLNENMAATQGLSHMITDCKKLFQIPPDMMLQLGNSYVAADAHPLSLAELLSHSLQGEGKDVQAYLEDNVQNLLKESSERFKGWLSTAGPQNTELSCKKVGDGHPLRLWKVSTEMKAPPYMVLQRVLRERHFWDEDLLQGEVIEALDKNMEVYHYVTDSMAPHPRRDFIVLRKWHTDLLRGACLLVSMSLEHEKLQVEGGVRAVVLTSQYLIEPCGLGQSKVTHVCRADLRGRSPEWYSKVFGQLCAMELARIRESFSVLNPCGPETKI, encoded by the exons GAGGCTGATGACACTGAACACATGTGCCTCTATGAAGCTGGAAGTCCACTTTCAGCGTAAACAG AATGAAGACTCAGAGGAAGAAGATCTTTGTGCCATCAGCGACCGATGGGCCTTCCAGAGGGAAAGCAAAAGGTGGTCCAGAATTGGCTCTGTCGACTTTCTCTCCCACAGTCCAGAGGTGCTGAATTCCACCATGCGGCAGACATCCAGCCGTGAGAGCATCCTTACGGACCCCAGTGCCAGTCTGGAAGCCACTTCGCTCCACAGCAATATCAGCACAGGCAGCACTGCTGGCACAGTTGGCATTGTGGCCACCCTGCCTGACGGGTCACCCAGCCAGGACTCTCCAAACATCACCAAATCCAGCCAGAGCTTGAGTGACCACTTCGTGACAGACCAATCCCCAAACCAGAGTGGGAGTTCTAAGGAAAAGTCCAAGACGCGGAGGTCCCTCAGCTTCCTAAAAAGGATAGAGTCTTTCCGAAGGAAGGACAAAGAGAAGTCTGACTCCAAAGCGAAGGATGGCACTAGCGGCAGGACAGTGACCAAATCAGGGTGGGACTCTGTGAATGGCAATGGGGAGCTTACTGCTGCCATGACCACCTCCCCCAAAAGAGCCATGTCCTCCTCTTTCCATGGCAACAAACACTTTCTCTCGGTGGGCTATAGGACTAATGGCATGTCAAACTCAGGTGAGAGGAAGCCGGGCTCTGAACTGAGACGCGGTGCGGTCTATCTGGAGGACTTTGAAACGGCTCTGAAAAATAGCAccagctgggctgctggagaACTGTGCCACTGGCACGTGTACCGGGGTGACTGCCTGATCCACCTCCCTGGGGACCACAAGCCGGGGACTTTCCCCAAATCTCTCTCCATCGAAAGCTTATGTCCTCTCGATGGCAGCCCTTTGGCCAACTGGAAAGTTGGGAGCAAAGCAGTGGGGCTTTCGGGGTGTGGAgagggcggcagcagcagcatggacgACCCCTCGCCACGGGGCTTTGCGTGCCGGCAGAGGCGGGGCTCATGCAGCTCCGTGGGCAGCCGGACGAGCGTGTATGACAACGTGCCCGAGTTTGGCAGCAGCGAAGACTTCTTCAGCATGGATGGGGAGGTGAGCTACAAAAATCTCGATGACATCTTGCAGGACGTCTGGGGGCTGCAGCGGAAGGTGGAGCTCTGGTCTAAGGCGCTCAGCCCCAACCTGGATGAGGAGGAGACGGACTCAGGAGGGGAGCCCACCTTCCCCTCCAACCTGAACTTGGAAGAGCAGTCCATATCTGACGTGGGCACCTCTGCCAGCGACTTCGACAGCACAGGAAACTCCTTGAATGAGGTGGAGGAGATCGAGATGAGAGAGCGCAGGGATTCAGGTGTGGGAGCGTCCCTCACCAGACCTTGCAG GAAGCTACGCTGGCACAGTTTCCAGAACTCCCATCGTCCCAGCTTGAACTCTGCCTCCCTGGAGATCAACCGCCAGTCCTCCGCTCAGCTCAACCTGCTGCAGAAGTGCTCGCTGCTTCGCCTCACTGCCATCATGGAGAAGCACTCTGTGCCCCACAAGCAGGCCTGGGCTTG GACTGTCCCCAAGTTCATGAAGAGGAGCAAAGCCCCCGACTACAGGGACAAAATGGTCTTTGGGGTCCCGCCAATCATCAACATGCAGAGGACAGGGCAGCCTCTGCCACAGAGCATCCAGCAGGCCATGCGCCACATCCgcagccagtgcctggaccaG ATTGGCATTTTCCGGAAGTCGGGGGTGAAGTCTCGGATCCAGGTGCTCAGACACATGAATGAAGCTTCCCCCGACAATGTAAACTATGAAGGGCAGTCGGCCTACGACGTGGCTGACCTGCTGAAGCAGTATTTCCGCGACCTGCCAGAGCCCATCTTCACCAGCAAGCTCACCGACACCTTCCTGCAGATCTATCAGT TTGTCCCAAAAGAGCAAAGGCTGCAAGCTGTCCAGGCAGCCATCATCCTGATGCCAGATGAGAACCGGGAGGTGCTCCAGACATTGTTGTACTTCCTGAGTGACATTGCCTCAGCTGAGGAGAACCAGATGACATCCGGGAACCTGGCGGTGTGTCTGGCCCCATCCATTTTCCACCTCAACGTGTCCAAAAAGGAGAGCACCTCACCCAG GATGATTCAGAAGAGAGGCACCATAGGAAAGCCTGACCAGAAGGACCTGAATGAAAACATGGCTGCCACCCAGGGGCTCTCCCATATGATCACAGACTGTAAGAAGCTGTTCCAG ATACCCCCCGACATGATGCTTCAGCTGGGCAACTCCTACGTGGCAGCAGACGCCCACCCGCTCTCCCTGGCTGAGCTTCTGAGCCACAGCTTGCAAGGGGAAGGCAAGGATGTCCAGGCTTACTTGGAAGACAATGTGCAGAACCTGCTCAAAGAGTCCTCCGAGAGGTTCAAAGGGTGGCTCAGCACCGCAGGGCCCCAGAACACAGAGCTCTCTTGCAAAAAG GTTGGTGACGGACATCCGCTGCGTTTGTGGAAGGTCTCCACAGAGATGAAGGCCCCTCCCTACATGGTGCTGCAAAGGGTACTTCGGGAGCGTCACTTTTGGGATGAGGACCTGCTGCAAGGCGAAGTGATAGAGGCCCTGGACAAGAACATGGAGGTTTATCACTACGTCACGGACAGCATGGCGCCCCATCCCCGCAGGGACTTCATCGTTCTCAG GAAGTGGCACACGGACCTACTGCGAGGGGCTTGCCTGTTGGTCTCCATGTCACTGGAACATGAAAAGCTGCAGGTGGAAGGAGGGGTCAGGGCCGTGGTGTTAACATCTCAGTATCTGATTGAACCGTGTGGGTTGGGTCAGTCCAAAGTGACCCACGtctgcagagctgatctcag GGGCCGGTCTCCCGAGTGGTACAGCAAGGTCTTTGGACAACTTTGTGCCATGGAGCTGGCAAGGATACGAGAGTCTTTCTCAGTGCTTAACCCATGTGGCCCTGAGACAAAGATCTGA
- the STARD8 gene encoding stAR-related lipid transfer protein 8 isoform X3, giving the protein MTLNTCASMKLEVHFQRKQNEDSEEEDLCAISDRWAFQRESKRWSRIGSVDFLSHSPEVLNSTMRQTSSRESILTDPSASLEATSLHSNISTGSTAGTVGIVATLPDGSPSQDSPNITKSSQSLSDHFVTDQSPNQSGSSKEKSKTRRSLSFLKRIESFRRKDKEKSDSKAKDGTSGRTVTKSGWDSVNGNGELTAAMTTSPKRAMSSSFHGNKHFLSVGYRTNGMSNSGERKPGSELRRGAVYLEDFETALKNSTSWAAGELCHWHVYRGDCLIHLPGDHKPGTFPKSLSIESLCPLDGSPLANWKVGSKAVGLSGCGEGGSSSMDDPSPRGFACRQRRGSCSSVGSRTSVYDNVPEFGSSEDFFSMDGEVSYKNLDDILQDVWGLQRKVELWSKALSPNLDEEETDSGGEPTFPSNLNLEEQSISDVGTSASDFDSTGNSLNEVEEIEMRERRDSGVGASLTRPCRKLRWHSFQNSHRPSLNSASLEINRQSSAQLNLLQKCSLLRLTAIMEKHSVPHKQAWAWTVPKFMKRSKAPDYRDKMVFGVPPIINMQRTGQPLPQSIQQAMRHIRSQCLDQIGIFRKSGVKSRIQVLRHMNEASPDNVNYEGQSAYDVADLLKQYFRDLPEPIFTSKLTDTFLQIYQFVPKEQRLQAVQAAIILMPDENREVLQTLLYFLSDIASAEENQMTSGNLAVCLAPSIFHLNVSKKESTSPRMIQKRGTIGKPDQKDLNENMAATQGLSHMITDCKKLFQIPPDMMLQLGNSYVAADAHPLSLAELLSHSLQGEGKDVQAYLEDNVQNLLKESSERFKGWLSTAGPQNTELSCKKVGDGHPLRLWKVSTEMKAPPYMVLQRVLRERHFWDEDLLQGEVIEALDKNMEVYHYVTDSMAPHPRRDFIVLRKWHTDLLRGACLLVSMSLEHEKLQVEGGVRAVVLTSQYLIEPCGLGQSKVTHVCRADLRGRSPEWYSKVFGQLCAMELARIRESFSVLNPCGPETKI; this is encoded by the exons ATGACACTGAACACATGTGCCTCTATGAAGCTGGAAGTCCACTTTCAGCGTAAACAG AATGAAGACTCAGAGGAAGAAGATCTTTGTGCCATCAGCGACCGATGGGCCTTCCAGAGGGAAAGCAAAAGGTGGTCCAGAATTGGCTCTGTCGACTTTCTCTCCCACAGTCCAGAGGTGCTGAATTCCACCATGCGGCAGACATCCAGCCGTGAGAGCATCCTTACGGACCCCAGTGCCAGTCTGGAAGCCACTTCGCTCCACAGCAATATCAGCACAGGCAGCACTGCTGGCACAGTTGGCATTGTGGCCACCCTGCCTGACGGGTCACCCAGCCAGGACTCTCCAAACATCACCAAATCCAGCCAGAGCTTGAGTGACCACTTCGTGACAGACCAATCCCCAAACCAGAGTGGGAGTTCTAAGGAAAAGTCCAAGACGCGGAGGTCCCTCAGCTTCCTAAAAAGGATAGAGTCTTTCCGAAGGAAGGACAAAGAGAAGTCTGACTCCAAAGCGAAGGATGGCACTAGCGGCAGGACAGTGACCAAATCAGGGTGGGACTCTGTGAATGGCAATGGGGAGCTTACTGCTGCCATGACCACCTCCCCCAAAAGAGCCATGTCCTCCTCTTTCCATGGCAACAAACACTTTCTCTCGGTGGGCTATAGGACTAATGGCATGTCAAACTCAGGTGAGAGGAAGCCGGGCTCTGAACTGAGACGCGGTGCGGTCTATCTGGAGGACTTTGAAACGGCTCTGAAAAATAGCAccagctgggctgctggagaACTGTGCCACTGGCACGTGTACCGGGGTGACTGCCTGATCCACCTCCCTGGGGACCACAAGCCGGGGACTTTCCCCAAATCTCTCTCCATCGAAAGCTTATGTCCTCTCGATGGCAGCCCTTTGGCCAACTGGAAAGTTGGGAGCAAAGCAGTGGGGCTTTCGGGGTGTGGAgagggcggcagcagcagcatggacgACCCCTCGCCACGGGGCTTTGCGTGCCGGCAGAGGCGGGGCTCATGCAGCTCCGTGGGCAGCCGGACGAGCGTGTATGACAACGTGCCCGAGTTTGGCAGCAGCGAAGACTTCTTCAGCATGGATGGGGAGGTGAGCTACAAAAATCTCGATGACATCTTGCAGGACGTCTGGGGGCTGCAGCGGAAGGTGGAGCTCTGGTCTAAGGCGCTCAGCCCCAACCTGGATGAGGAGGAGACGGACTCAGGAGGGGAGCCCACCTTCCCCTCCAACCTGAACTTGGAAGAGCAGTCCATATCTGACGTGGGCACCTCTGCCAGCGACTTCGACAGCACAGGAAACTCCTTGAATGAGGTGGAGGAGATCGAGATGAGAGAGCGCAGGGATTCAGGTGTGGGAGCGTCCCTCACCAGACCTTGCAG GAAGCTACGCTGGCACAGTTTCCAGAACTCCCATCGTCCCAGCTTGAACTCTGCCTCCCTGGAGATCAACCGCCAGTCCTCCGCTCAGCTCAACCTGCTGCAGAAGTGCTCGCTGCTTCGCCTCACTGCCATCATGGAGAAGCACTCTGTGCCCCACAAGCAGGCCTGGGCTTG GACTGTCCCCAAGTTCATGAAGAGGAGCAAAGCCCCCGACTACAGGGACAAAATGGTCTTTGGGGTCCCGCCAATCATCAACATGCAGAGGACAGGGCAGCCTCTGCCACAGAGCATCCAGCAGGCCATGCGCCACATCCgcagccagtgcctggaccaG ATTGGCATTTTCCGGAAGTCGGGGGTGAAGTCTCGGATCCAGGTGCTCAGACACATGAATGAAGCTTCCCCCGACAATGTAAACTATGAAGGGCAGTCGGCCTACGACGTGGCTGACCTGCTGAAGCAGTATTTCCGCGACCTGCCAGAGCCCATCTTCACCAGCAAGCTCACCGACACCTTCCTGCAGATCTATCAGT TTGTCCCAAAAGAGCAAAGGCTGCAAGCTGTCCAGGCAGCCATCATCCTGATGCCAGATGAGAACCGGGAGGTGCTCCAGACATTGTTGTACTTCCTGAGTGACATTGCCTCAGCTGAGGAGAACCAGATGACATCCGGGAACCTGGCGGTGTGTCTGGCCCCATCCATTTTCCACCTCAACGTGTCCAAAAAGGAGAGCACCTCACCCAG GATGATTCAGAAGAGAGGCACCATAGGAAAGCCTGACCAGAAGGACCTGAATGAAAACATGGCTGCCACCCAGGGGCTCTCCCATATGATCACAGACTGTAAGAAGCTGTTCCAG ATACCCCCCGACATGATGCTTCAGCTGGGCAACTCCTACGTGGCAGCAGACGCCCACCCGCTCTCCCTGGCTGAGCTTCTGAGCCACAGCTTGCAAGGGGAAGGCAAGGATGTCCAGGCTTACTTGGAAGACAATGTGCAGAACCTGCTCAAAGAGTCCTCCGAGAGGTTCAAAGGGTGGCTCAGCACCGCAGGGCCCCAGAACACAGAGCTCTCTTGCAAAAAG GTTGGTGACGGACATCCGCTGCGTTTGTGGAAGGTCTCCACAGAGATGAAGGCCCCTCCCTACATGGTGCTGCAAAGGGTACTTCGGGAGCGTCACTTTTGGGATGAGGACCTGCTGCAAGGCGAAGTGATAGAGGCCCTGGACAAGAACATGGAGGTTTATCACTACGTCACGGACAGCATGGCGCCCCATCCCCGCAGGGACTTCATCGTTCTCAG GAAGTGGCACACGGACCTACTGCGAGGGGCTTGCCTGTTGGTCTCCATGTCACTGGAACATGAAAAGCTGCAGGTGGAAGGAGGGGTCAGGGCCGTGGTGTTAACATCTCAGTATCTGATTGAACCGTGTGGGTTGGGTCAGTCCAAAGTGACCCACGtctgcagagctgatctcag GGGCCGGTCTCCCGAGTGGTACAGCAAGGTCTTTGGACAACTTTGTGCCATGGAGCTGGCAAGGATACGAGAGTCTTTCTCAGTGCTTAACCCATGTGGCCCTGAGACAAAGATCTGA